Proteins encoded in a region of the Teredinibacter purpureus genome:
- a CDS encoding GNAT family N-acetyltransferase: MGSEYHITVSSEPLEAIGKLWQALEPNTAQNVFLSWRWVSAWLETIAPDAMLVTLFSGEDIVGLGLFTIRVETRHRLIRSRVLRLGRTGCQQEDQIWPEYNGLLLHRAHQASAPSAFMAYLNTRDDWDEFELGATAEPLLKHYQNKACNPVEKWAAPAFGVDLRAVKATNKEYLAGISRNTRYQINRCKKSYSADGTISFRVLKTAEQINGIWPDMVTLHRKRWDHTPEKSGFSNPIFSEFHRQLVARALSDESVHICALYVDDRLLACSYNLLCDGVVYFYLSGVMQETDKNRKPGLLLHTFSIDYYAQAGFRYYDFMAGDAQYKRSMAEQHSMLKMVSFQRKKIRFKFERLARALKNKVH; the protein is encoded by the coding sequence TTGGGCTCCGAATACCACATAACGGTTTCCAGCGAGCCATTGGAGGCCATCGGCAAGCTATGGCAGGCGTTAGAGCCAAATACGGCGCAAAATGTTTTTTTGTCGTGGCGCTGGGTGAGTGCTTGGTTAGAAACTATAGCGCCCGATGCAATGCTGGTAACGCTCTTCTCGGGGGAGGACATTGTAGGGCTAGGCCTGTTCACCATAAGAGTTGAGACGCGACATCGGCTTATTCGTTCGCGTGTACTAAGGCTCGGGCGAACAGGCTGTCAGCAAGAAGACCAAATATGGCCGGAATATAACGGCTTGTTACTGCACCGTGCACATCAAGCTAGCGCGCCGTCAGCATTTATGGCGTACTTAAATACGCGAGATGACTGGGATGAATTTGAGCTGGGTGCAACGGCCGAGCCGCTCCTTAAGCACTATCAGAACAAAGCGTGTAATCCCGTAGAAAAATGGGCTGCTCCGGCGTTTGGCGTTGATTTACGTGCGGTAAAAGCAACGAATAAAGAGTATTTGGCGGGCATATCAAGAAACACTCGTTACCAGATTAATCGTTGTAAAAAGAGCTATTCAGCTGACGGCACTATTAGCTTTCGCGTGTTAAAAACGGCCGAGCAGATCAATGGTATTTGGCCAGATATGGTCACGTTACATCGCAAGCGTTGGGATCACACGCCAGAAAAAAGTGGTTTTTCGAACCCTATTTTTAGTGAGTTTCATCGCCAGCTGGTTGCACGTGCGTTGAGCGACGAAAGTGTGCACATCTGTGCTCTCTATGTTGATGATAGGTTATTAGCTTGTAGTTACAATCTATTGTGTGACGGCGTTGTCTACTTCTATTTAAGCGGCGTTATGCAGGAAACCGATAAAAATCGTAAGCCGGGTTTACTTTTACATACGTTTTCAATCGATTACTACGCACAGGCTGGTTTTCGTTATTATGATTTTATGGCAGGCGATGCACAGTATAAACGCTCTATGGCAGAGCAACATAGCATGTTGAAAATGGTGAGTTTTCAACGAAAAAAAATTAGGTTCAAGTTTGAGCGATTGGCTCGAGCATTAAAGAATAAAGTGCATTGA
- a CDS encoding sugar phosphate nucleotidyltransferase, with translation MKVVLFCGGLGMRLREYSENTPKPMVPIGNRPIVWNLMKYYAHFGNKDFIMCLGHNAHVIKDYFINYDECLTNDFVLNEGKTELLKTDIHDWKITFADTGMNSNIGMRLKSVEKYLDDLAPDDMFLANYADGLSDAPFDDILEFFKKSDKTACFLCVKPQQSFHYIRLDDDGMVNSIQDTTHTGLTVNGGFFIFKKKIFDYMRDGEELVHEPFERLIEENQLVAFQYDGFWKCMDTFKDKQNFDEMYASGDRPWQVWGE, from the coding sequence ATGAAAGTCGTGCTTTTTTGTGGTGGTTTGGGGATGCGGTTGCGTGAATATTCTGAGAATACACCAAAGCCAATGGTGCCGATCGGGAACAGGCCCATCGTATGGAATTTAATGAAATATTACGCTCATTTTGGCAACAAAGATTTTATTATGTGTTTGGGGCATAACGCCCACGTGATAAAAGACTATTTTATTAATTACGATGAGTGTTTAACGAATGACTTTGTTTTAAACGAAGGCAAAACAGAGCTTTTAAAAACTGACATCCATGATTGGAAAATTACATTCGCGGACACCGGAATGAACTCCAATATTGGTATGCGTTTGAAGTCCGTCGAAAAATATTTGGATGACCTAGCACCTGACGACATGTTCTTGGCAAACTACGCCGATGGATTGTCCGACGCGCCGTTTGATGACATTCTAGAATTCTTTAAGAAAAGCGATAAAACTGCCTGCTTCCTTTGCGTAAAGCCTCAGCAAAGTTTCCACTACATACGCCTAGATGACGACGGCATGGTAAACAGTATTCAAGATACAACGCATACTGGCCTTACTGTTAACGGTGGCTTCTTTATTTTCAAAAAGAAAATATTCGATTACATGCGTGACGGCGAAGAATTGGTGCACGAACCCTTTGAGCGTCTTATTGAAGAAAATCAACTTGTAGCGTTTCAGTATGATGGGTTTTGGAAATGTATGGATACATTTAAAGACAAACAAAATTTTGACGAAATGTATGCGAGCGGTGACAGACCTTGGCAGGTGTGGGGCGAATAG
- a CDS encoding FemAB family XrtA/PEP-CTERM system-associated protein, producing MKLTSLPVSLDSLDSSVDDERRKKIVDCNLRFEENRNSLKTLKEQKGILSRKIGAAKKAGEDNSALIAEMKAISGEVKAIELMQADQKRIVAEILSCIPEVDNTPSVAVLPGHFCAHNGSTENADAKDCSFLFVDDSMAERWNTFVDQHERACIYHRYEFRQIITKSFGHHALYIAALNAAGVIVGVLPAIATRSQLFGHYITSIPMFNYCGALGQSLEIEQKLITFLAAAAQERAASHIEMRDTQPREGLKQKTAKFSMVLSLPNTAEALASALGAKVRSQIKKSEENSLQFSVGGIELVDDFYRVFAENMRDLGTPVYSKSFFITLLENTSIKSNIVVVYREGQPVSCGFLLNYKGTMEIPWASTLRSANRLNANMFMYWNILKFAITEKQAFFDFGRSSKDAGTYRFKLQWGATPVQLYWHYWLNGGGEMPEVNPNNPKYRLVIGAWKCLPVWLTKIIGPILAKNLP from the coding sequence ATGAAATTGACGAGTCTACCCGTTAGTTTAGATTCACTCGATAGCTCTGTAGATGACGAGCGTCGAAAAAAGATTGTAGATTGTAATCTTCGTTTTGAAGAAAATCGAAACAGCCTAAAAACGTTAAAAGAGCAAAAAGGCATACTCTCTCGAAAAATCGGTGCTGCCAAAAAAGCAGGTGAAGATAATAGCGCTTTGATCGCCGAGATGAAGGCTATCTCAGGCGAGGTTAAAGCGATTGAATTGATGCAGGCTGATCAGAAGCGAATAGTTGCTGAAATACTTTCGTGTATCCCTGAGGTCGATAATACACCTAGTGTTGCCGTGTTGCCCGGCCATTTTTGTGCGCATAACGGTTCCACAGAAAACGCTGATGCGAAAGATTGTTCGTTCCTTTTTGTTGACGATAGTATGGCAGAACGGTGGAACACCTTCGTTGACCAGCATGAAAGAGCGTGTATTTATCACCGTTATGAATTTCGTCAAATAATAACGAAGAGTTTCGGTCACCATGCTCTGTATATCGCGGCACTCAATGCAGCGGGTGTTATTGTTGGGGTTCTACCCGCAATAGCAACCCGAAGTCAGTTGTTTGGTCACTATATTACGTCTATTCCAATGTTCAATTATTGTGGTGCGCTCGGGCAATCGTTAGAAATAGAACAAAAGCTTATAACATTTTTGGCCGCTGCGGCACAAGAACGCGCCGCGTCCCATATTGAAATGCGAGACACCCAGCCAAGAGAAGGTTTGAAGCAAAAAACGGCAAAATTTTCTATGGTGTTATCGCTGCCAAACACTGCAGAAGCTTTAGCGTCGGCACTTGGCGCAAAAGTTCGCTCACAAATTAAAAAATCCGAAGAAAATTCGCTTCAATTTTCTGTTGGGGGGATAGAGCTCGTCGACGATTTTTATCGTGTGTTTGCAGAAAATATGCGGGATCTTGGAACGCCTGTTTATTCGAAATCGTTTTTTATAACGCTCTTAGAAAATACCAGTATAAAAAGCAATATTGTAGTCGTTTATCGCGAGGGCCAACCGGTATCGTGTGGTTTTCTGTTGAACTATAAAGGCACTATGGAGATTCCTTGGGCGTCTACACTGCGGAGCGCGAATCGTCTGAATGCCAATATGTTTATGTATTGGAATATTTTGAAATTTGCCATTACTGAAAAACAGGCATTTTTTGATTTTGGGCGTTCAAGTAAAGATGCTGGTACGTATCGCTTCAAATTACAGTGGGGCGCGACCCCCGTTCAGCTCTATTGGCATTATTGGTTAAATGGTGGGGGAGAAATGCCCGAGGTTAACCCCAATAATCCCAAATATCGTCTTGTTATTGGGGCTTGGAAGTGCCTCCCCGTATGGCTGACGAAAATAATCGGCCCGATTCTTGCTAAAAACTTACCGTAA
- a CDS encoding PIG-L deacetylase family protein, translating into MLQPTVFLDSDKTYHILCLGAHCDDIEIGCGGALLDILKHNNNIHVTWVVFTSNEKRRLEAEAGAKLFLDGAASSDVRIFDLRDGFLPYAGERVKELCEDIKKTIDVPDIVFTHARHDRHQDHRFISELTWNTFRNHLVLEYEIPKWDGDMGVPNTFIELSEETARKKIEFLQRVYNTQQEKKWFTDDLFWSLMRIRGMESGAVSRLAEAFYSRKIVLSSRGVNKTA; encoded by the coding sequence ATGCTGCAGCCAACTGTATTTTTAGATAGCGATAAAACGTACCACATATTATGTTTAGGCGCGCACTGCGATGACATAGAAATTGGGTGTGGTGGTGCATTGCTGGATATTCTCAAGCACAATAACAATATTCATGTGACCTGGGTCGTTTTTACGTCGAATGAAAAACGCCGTTTGGAAGCTGAGGCCGGTGCAAAATTGTTTTTAGACGGTGCGGCCTCTTCAGACGTTCGTATTTTTGATTTGCGAGATGGTTTTTTACCCTATGCAGGCGAGCGTGTTAAAGAACTGTGCGAAGACATAAAGAAAACAATTGACGTACCCGATATTGTCTTTACCCATGCACGTCACGACCGCCATCAAGATCATCGTTTTATCAGTGAACTCACCTGGAACACGTTCCGGAATCATTTGGTGTTAGAGTACGAAATCCCGAAATGGGACGGCGATATGGGCGTACCGAATACATTTATTGAATTGAGCGAAGAAACAGCGCGTAAGAAAATAGAATTTTTACAGCGTGTTTACAACACTCAACAAGAAAAGAAATGGTTCACAGACGATTTGTTTTGGTCGCTTATGCGTATTCGAGGTATGGAAAGTGGTGCCGTTAGCCGCCTTGCCGAAGCGTTCTATAGTCGAAAAATTGTATTAAGTTCTCGCGGAGTTAATAAGACTGCATGA